Below is a genomic region from Leifsonia sp. Root112D2.
TCGAGACGCTCGGTGCGCACCGCGTCGTGGCCGAGTTGGACCCGCGCAACGAGGTTTCCGCCCGCCTGTGCGACACGCTGGGGATGCGCCGCGAGGGGCACTACCTGGAGAATGTGCTCGTCGACGGGGCGTGGACCGACACCTGCATCCACGCGATTCTCGACCGGGAGTTCGCCGCGCTGACGACGTAGTCGACGTTGGTTGAGGAGCAGTCGAGGTACGAGGCTGCGTCTCGAAACCAGCGTGGCGCCACGGGTTTCGAGACGCTCGTTCCTCGCTCCTCAACCGGCAGAGGTCAGTAGCGCTGGGGCTGGGTGAAGAGGCCGCGGGGGTCGTACTTGCTGACGACGGCTGCGAGCTGGGCCGCGTTGTCGCCGAAGTAGGCGGTCGCGGGGTCGGTGAGTTCGGCATCCGCGTAATTCACGTATGCACCGTTGCCCCAGTGCGGCGTCATCGCCGCGCGGAATCCGCGCACGTAGGCGTAGTAGGGCTCGGGTGCCGCCCCGACCGCGAACGTCGAGGTGTACTGCACGCTCGCGAGTGCGCTGCGGTGCACGAAGGCGGTGGCATCGGGGGCGACGGATGCGACGGCGCCGCCGAGCGCATCCATCGAGATGCCGCCCTCGGTCATGCCCTTCACCTTCTGGGCCGCCTGCACCTGGGCGATCAGATCGGCGATGCCCTTGTCGTCGAGCACGTCGTTCGCGATGTGCGAGGTGTTGGCGTATGGTTCCCGCGTGAGCTTGCCGCCCGTGCCGGTCTGGCATTGGTCGAGGGAGAGTCCGGCGCATCCGGCGTAGCGCATCATGGCGTCGCCGTAGTTGTGGGTGCCGGCATCCTGCTCGCTGGGGGCGGTGCCGACCGCGTCCAGGAACGGGGCGAGCTGGGCGTCGAGACCGGTGCCGTTCGCGTCGCCGAGCCAGGTGCCCGAGACGGTCAATTGCGGGCCTGACGGATGCTGCTCGCCGCCGAGCAGCTTGAGCGTCGACCACAGCTTCGGGTTCGCCTTCGGCGCCCAGTTCTGCCAGGCCTTGATCACCTGTGCGGCCCGGGTCATCGGCCAGCTGAGGAAGAACATCGTGACGAAGGGCGCCGGCACCGTGGTGAAGGTGAGGCGCGTGACCACGCCGAGGTGGCCGCCGCCGCCCCCACGGCAGGCCCAGAACAGATCGGCGTTCGTCTTCTCGTTGGCGATGCGCACCTTTCCGTCAGCGGTGACGATCTGCACCTCGGTGAGCGCGTCGCAGGTGAGCCCGTACGCGCGCACGAGCACGCCGACCCCGCCGCCGAGGGTGAGTCCGGTGATGCCGACGGTCGCGCAGGATCCACCCGCCAAGGCCCGGCCGGCGTTGCCGAGCGCGTCGTAGACCTGCGCGAGTGACGCGCCGGCGCCCACCGTCACGGTCTGGTCGCTGTTCACGGTGACCGTGGACATCCCACGCGAATCGAGAATGAGGGAAGCCGGCATGCCGGTTCCCGGCGCACCACCCGACGACCAACCGGGGTAGCTGTGTCCGCCCGAGCGCAAGGCGAGCGGCACGGCGTATTTCCTGGCAAAGGCGAGCCCGGCGGCAACATCGGCCGCGGATGCCGCGGTCAGCACCGCGAGCGGCTGCGCGTCGTCGTATTCGGGGTTCTCGGTGAGCTTCGCCGTGTCGTAGCCGGCGTCACCCGGCCTGTTCAGCGTGCCAGTCGTCGTGCTGGCGAGGGCAGCCCAATCCGGCGGGCTTCCGGGCGTCTTCGTCGGGGTGTGGCTCGGCGAAGGATGCTCGGGCGCACAGGCGGCGAGCAGCCCGACAACCCCGATTGCCCCCAGCCCGAGCGCGGATCGACGCGTGATCTCGGCCATGGGGCCAATGCTAGCCGTCGGCTCGTTTCGCTGGTTGAGGAGCGAGGAACGAGCGTCTCGAAACCTGCGTGGCGCGGCGGGTTTCGAGAGGGGGCCTCATTCCTCGACCCCTCCTCAACCAGCGGTGGCTGGCAGGCGCGCTCGAGTGGCCCGGGTGATGTACGGGAGGGGCAGGGGGTCGCGACCGGCGACATCCGGATGCGTGTCGAGCAGTTCGCGCACGCGGCCCAGCAGCGCCGTACGTCGTTCTTCGGGCAGCACAATCACGTAGCTGCGCGAGGCAACGAGGTCGAGCAGTGCCGCGCGGGTGATGCGGTGCGTCCAGCGCACCTCGTGGTGCTGCGCCTCACCGAACGGCGCACCGATCGTGGGGTCACCGGCGTCGAAGTCATGCTCGCGCGTCTCGGTGATGAGCTCGCCGAATCGGGCCACCCACTCAACGCTCTCGTCGCGGATGTTCCACACCAGTCCCAGCGTTCCGCCGGGCCGCAGCACGCGCGCCGCCTCGGGCACGGCGCGCGCGGGATCGACCCAGTGCCAGGCCTGGGCGACGAGCACCGCGTCGACGCTCGCAACGGGCAGCGGAATCTCTTCGGCGCTGCCGGCGAGTGCCGTCGCGCTCGGCAGCGCGCGCTCCAGCTGCGCCCGCATGCCGTCGAGCGGCTCGACGGCCACCGTGTCGAGGCCGCGTGCGAGCAGCGAGCGGGTGAGCTTGCCCGTTCCCGCGCCGAGGTCGAGCACGCGGGTGGCGCCGGGCGGCAGCATCCAGTCGACCGCGGCATCCGGATACCCGGGCCGGCCGCGCTCGTAGGCCTCTGCGGCCGCCCCGAACGAGTGCGCGTGCCGGTCTTTCGATGCAGCATCCATGCCCCCAGCCTGCCACCGCCACGCCCGGCCCGCTGAGGGTTCGCCCATCTACCTGCGCATAACTCATGCTGTTTGCCGCGCGGGGTCTTGGCTTCCCGCGCCAATACGCGGATGCCGCCCTCCCCTGTCGCAAACTGCATGAGTTATGCGCACGACGCACGGCGGGGTGGCCGTCCACGGACGGGTTCCGCGCGTGCGGCAGCGACGGCGGGTGCGGCTCAGTGCACCTGGGTGCCGAAGAGGTACCCGAGCGCGTAGGTGACCGCGGCGGCCGCGTAGCCGATGAACAGCTGACGCAGCGCACGGCGTAGCGGCGGCGCGCCCGAAAGCAGGCCGACGATCGCGCCCGTGCCCAGCAGGGCAAGACCAACGAGCACTGCAGCGACGATCACCGCGACGAGGCCCTGCAGCCCGAACAGATACGGCAGAACGGGAATGATGGCGCCGGATGCGAAGAAACAGAAACTCGAGATCGCTGCACCCATTCCGGTACCTATCGCCTCGTGTTCGTCGGCGGGCCCCTCGGCAAGCTCAGGGACCGAGATCGGCACCGACCCGGTCTGCGTCTGTTGCGCGGCCAGTACCACGCGAGCGTGCTCCTCAGCCTCCTCGGCGCTCATGCCGCGCGCACGGTAGACGAGCGTCAACTCGTTGGCCTCGAGATCCAGGTGCGGAAGCGCGGTCTCCGTCTCGGTTCCAGGCTGGGATGCCTCCAGCAACTCCCGCTGCGAGCGCACCGACACGTACTCCCCCGCACCCATCGACAGGGCGCCCGCGAGCAGGCCTGCGATGCCGGTGACGAGCACGATGGAAGAGGACACGCCCGTCGCGCCGATGCCAAGAATCAGGGAGAGGTTGCTGACCAGGCCGTCATTCGCGCCGAACACGGCGGCGCGGAAGGTACCCGAGAGCCGCTGCCGGCCGCGGGTGGCGAGCCCCCGCACGACTTCCTCGTGGATGCGCTCGTCTGCCGCCATCGCATCCGTCGCGTCGTCGTCTGCCTCATACGGCGAGCGCGATTCCGCGCGCTGGGCGAGCGCGAGCACGAAGACCGAGCCGAAGCGGCGGGCGAGAAGACCGAGCATGCGGGTGCGGATGTCGCCCTTGCGCGGTTTGCCCGCGTGCTCCCCCAACAACTCG
It encodes:
- a CDS encoding FAD-binding oxidoreductase, yielding MAEITRRSALGLGAIGVVGLLAACAPEHPSPSHTPTKTPGSPPDWAALASTTTGTLNRPGDAGYDTAKLTENPEYDDAQPLAVLTAASAADVAAGLAFARKYAVPLALRSGGHSYPGWSSGGAPGTGMPASLILDSRGMSTVTVNSDQTVTVGAGASLAQVYDALGNAGRALAGGSCATVGITGLTLGGGVGVLVRAYGLTCDALTEVQIVTADGKVRIANEKTNADLFWACRGGGGGHLGVVTRLTFTTVPAPFVTMFFLSWPMTRAAQVIKAWQNWAPKANPKLWSTLKLLGGEQHPSGPQLTVSGTWLGDANGTGLDAQLAPFLDAVGTAPSEQDAGTHNYGDAMMRYAGCAGLSLDQCQTGTGGKLTREPYANTSHIANDVLDDKGIADLIAQVQAAQKVKGMTEGGISMDALGGAVASVAPDATAFVHRSALASVQYTSTFAVGAAPEPYYAYVRGFRAAMTPHWGNGAYVNYADAELTDPATAYFGDNAAQLAAVVSKYDPRGLFTQPQRY
- a CDS encoding class I SAM-dependent methyltransferase, which gives rise to MDAASKDRHAHSFGAAAEAYERGRPGYPDAAVDWMLPPGATRVLDLGAGTGKLTRSLLARGLDTVAVEPLDGMRAQLERALPSATALAGSAEEIPLPVASVDAVLVAQAWHWVDPARAVPEAARVLRPGGTLGLVWNIRDESVEWVARFGELITETREHDFDAGDPTIGAPFGEAQHHEVRWTHRITRAALLDLVASRSYVIVLPEERRTALLGRVRELLDTHPDVAGRDPLPLPYITRATRARLPATAG
- a CDS encoding VIT1/CCC1 transporter family protein — its product is MPASPARPTPAQIRRWRQYLADERAEAAVYRDLAGRRDGEEKQILLALADAEGRHEAHWLELLGEHAGKPRKGDIRTRMLGLLARRFGSVFVLALAQRAESRSPYEADDDATDAMAADERIHEEVVRGLATRGRQRLSGTFRAAVFGANDGLVSNLSLILGIGATGVSSSIVLVTGIAGLLAGALSMGAGEYVSVRSQRELLEASQPGTETETALPHLDLEANELTLVYRARGMSAEEAEEHARVVLAAQQTQTGSVPISVPELAEGPADEHEAIGTGMGAAISSFCFFASGAIIPVLPYLFGLQGLVAVIVAAVLVGLALLGTGAIVGLLSGAPPLRRALRQLFIGYAAAAVTYALGYLFGTQVH